A genomic segment from Triticum dicoccoides isolate Atlit2015 ecotype Zavitan chromosome 1A, WEW_v2.0, whole genome shotgun sequence encodes:
- the LOC119275295 gene encoding tobamovirus multiplication protein 2B-like, translating to MAAAAGGGGGAKATVAEQIGQAVQSTSNLLQLMEQSSPAQVHLAKLPKNLLAKASLTKNTEQVLQQLPNVISSLDAFMDSSLQSASQIKTVTQLLSNMETTQLKSILPASRLQKDQKNTEPGELRVD from the exons atggctgcggcggcggggggCGGCGGAGGAGCGAAGGCGACGGTGGCGGAGCAGATAGGGCAGGCGGTGCAGTCCACCTCCAACCTTCTCCAGCTCATGGAGCAGTCCTCCCCTGCCCAg GTCCACTTGGCTAAACTCCCTAAGAATCTCTTGGCAAAAGCATCTCTTACAAAGAACACAGAGCAA GTGCTACAACAACTACCTAATGTAATTTCTTCCTTGGATGCTTTTATGGACAGTAGTTTGCAAAG CGCATCTCAAATTAAGACTGTCACACAACTGTTGTCAAACATGGAGACCACCCAGCTCAAATCTATTTTGCCTGCCTCTCGATTACAGAAAGATCAAAAGAATACTGAGCCTGGAGAACTCAGGGTTGACTGA